The following proteins come from a genomic window of Edaphobacter sp. 4G125:
- a CDS encoding TonB-dependent receptor, protein MRRFELAPTLFLLLLISGVCVAQSTGAIVGTVKDSSGGVVVGARVTVTNMSTAEHRSVVTDSSGNYTLTTLPIGTYEIAVEKSGYKKSSRSPITLNVDQTARVDSMLSAGDVNETVTVTGATPLIDTERADVGQVIDNQTITELPLDGRNFIQLGTLVPGATEGAPGNTTIVQRQEGQALSVNGMRAEDNNYMLDGLDNNDLNLGLAVLIPSVDAIQEFKVQTANYSAEFGRASGAVVQVATKSGSNQSHGTVYEFLRNQIFDAAAPFSTGVNPLKRNQFGFSLGGPVTIPKLYSGKDRTFFFYGAEWLRLRQGQTNLYTIPTLAQRSGQFASAIYDPFNVVGGQRQQFAGNRIPASRQNPIAVNILNNYFPKPTNDTSTSNYIVTQVSPTNSDKQTLRIDQSISDRDKLFLRLSYNNSVAYSPALPYNGNSLINHPRGIVLGYTRIFSSKIVNDIRIGAQRYRFDYLPDSLGIDYPSKLGLPTYGATADRLQFPSLTISNISTLSGQATLPLNRAENTFQYIDTLNWNLGRHSLLLGGDLRVYQFNNVQPQTLSGAYSFTGAFTGKTGSSYSNGIADFLLGLPASESILNGTGYVGQYVRNKRVELFLQDDFHVLPRLTLNLGIRWERDGAWRDIYDRWAYFDANTGQLVYPRTAKIPFTTFPYPYRFEDIRDIKHPQSGVSPRIGFAFRPFDTSDTVIRGAYGLFLGQSIANPVQNAATAPPFFLRQTSTSGSTTPELQFGVFPTVSSNSLLPTNPSFITLDPRNYRNGYIQQWNLGFAKQFFKDYSLKVLYVGSKGTHINRRSETNPAPPATGTIQARRRFPMYGAILMSTADAWTNYNSLQVTAEKNMSHGLRYLAAYTYSKSLDTASEWGGLSNENSIAQNPYDQRAEYGLSSTDMRHRFTLSAVYQLKDFGLHGWERNLFGRWQIASLVTWHTGFPFTITASGDIANIGQYTNSERANQVGNSSVPNRSAKLWFNPNAFANPAAYTFGNVGRNTMEGPGVTKVDFSLMKFFPVYNEQKFQFRAEYFNVLNHPIYGMPNHSVGATTFGTITSAPLIGSRIGQLALKYIF, encoded by the coding sequence ATGCGTCGATTTGAACTTGCTCCAACCCTGTTTCTCCTATTGCTGATCAGTGGTGTCTGTGTTGCGCAATCCACCGGCGCAATCGTCGGTACTGTTAAGGATTCCTCAGGCGGCGTTGTTGTGGGGGCGCGTGTGACCGTCACCAATATGTCCACGGCAGAACATCGTAGTGTCGTGACTGATTCTTCGGGCAACTACACACTGACAACCCTGCCAATTGGCACGTACGAAATAGCCGTAGAGAAGAGTGGCTATAAGAAATCGTCCCGCTCGCCGATCACTCTGAATGTAGACCAAACCGCGCGCGTGGATTCGATGCTATCAGCCGGCGACGTGAATGAGACGGTAACCGTAACCGGGGCGACACCCCTGATTGATACCGAACGTGCTGATGTAGGGCAGGTAATTGACAACCAGACCATCACGGAATTGCCGCTGGATGGCCGTAATTTCATCCAACTGGGTACGCTTGTGCCAGGTGCGACGGAAGGCGCCCCGGGCAACACCACCATCGTGCAACGCCAAGAGGGGCAGGCGCTAAGCGTAAATGGCATGCGAGCTGAGGACAACAACTATATGCTCGATGGACTCGATAATAATGATTTGAATCTTGGCCTTGCCGTACTCATTCCCTCGGTCGATGCGATCCAGGAATTCAAGGTGCAAACGGCGAACTACTCGGCGGAGTTTGGCCGGGCGTCCGGCGCTGTAGTGCAGGTGGCTACAAAGTCGGGTTCAAACCAGTCCCATGGAACCGTATACGAATTCCTGCGCAACCAGATTTTTGATGCAGCAGCGCCTTTCTCTACCGGGGTCAACCCGCTGAAACGAAATCAATTTGGTTTTTCTCTGGGCGGCCCCGTCACCATTCCGAAGCTATACAGCGGCAAAGATCGCACGTTCTTTTTCTACGGCGCGGAGTGGCTGCGTCTGCGTCAGGGCCAAACCAATCTGTACACCATTCCGACACTGGCGCAGCGGTCCGGGCAGTTCGCAAGCGCGATTTACGATCCGTTCAATGTAGTTGGCGGACAGCGACAGCAGTTTGCAGGCAATCGGATTCCGGCGAGTCGTCAGAATCCGATTGCCGTGAACATTTTGAACAATTATTTCCCAAAGCCGACCAACGACACCTCGACATCAAACTACATTGTGACCCAGGTTTCGCCAACGAATTCGGACAAACAGACGCTGCGTATCGATCAATCGATCAGCGATCGCGACAAGTTGTTCCTGCGGCTTTCCTATAACAACAGCGTGGCCTACTCGCCGGCGCTGCCATACAACGGCAACAGTCTTATCAACCATCCACGCGGAATCGTGCTTGGTTACACGCGCATCTTCTCGTCGAAGATCGTCAATGATATTCGAATCGGCGCGCAGCGTTATCGCTTCGACTATCTGCCGGATTCACTCGGTATCGATTACCCGTCAAAGTTAGGTCTCCCCACCTACGGCGCAACAGCGGATCGGTTGCAATTTCCATCGTTGACGATCAGTAACATCTCAACTCTGAGTGGGCAGGCGACACTTCCACTCAATCGAGCAGAAAATACCTTCCAGTACATCGACACATTGAACTGGAATCTGGGGCGGCATTCGCTGTTACTTGGCGGCGATCTTCGTGTCTATCAGTTCAATAATGTGCAGCCGCAAACGCTCTCCGGTGCATACTCCTTCACGGGCGCTTTTACCGGAAAGACGGGATCGTCCTATTCCAACGGTATTGCCGATTTTCTTCTTGGTTTACCGGCTTCGGAATCGATCCTCAATGGCACGGGATACGTCGGCCAATACGTTCGCAACAAACGTGTCGAGTTGTTTCTGCAAGACGATTTTCACGTGCTGCCTCGTTTAACGCTGAATCTCGGCATTCGCTGGGAGCGTGATGGTGCATGGAGAGATATTTATGATCGCTGGGCATACTTCGATGCGAATACTGGTCAGCTCGTCTACCCGCGAACTGCCAAGATTCCATTTACGACATTCCCCTACCCGTACCGCTTTGAAGACATACGCGACATCAAGCATCCGCAGAGCGGGGTGTCTCCACGTATCGGATTCGCATTCCGCCCGTTCGATACCAGCGACACGGTAATTCGCGGAGCGTATGGCCTCTTTCTGGGCCAGTCGATTGCGAACCCCGTACAAAATGCCGCCACCGCACCACCTTTCTTCCTGCGACAGACTTCGACAAGCGGCAGTACTACGCCTGAACTGCAATTCGGTGTTTTTCCGACGGTAAGTTCCAATTCACTGTTGCCTACGAATCCCTCGTTTATCACGCTGGATCCGCGCAACTATCGCAACGGCTACATTCAGCAGTGGAACCTCGGCTTTGCGAAGCAATTCTTCAAGGACTATTCATTGAAGGTCCTGTATGTGGGCAGCAAGGGCACGCATATTAATCGTCGTTCGGAGACGAATCCCGCTCCGCCTGCTACGGGCACCATTCAGGCGCGACGAAGATTCCCGATGTATGGCGCGATCTTGATGTCGACCGCAGATGCATGGACCAACTACAACTCACTGCAGGTCACGGCAGAAAAGAATATGAGCCATGGTCTGCGCTATTTGGCGGCCTACACGTATTCTAAGTCACTGGATACGGCCTCCGAGTGGGGCGGACTGAGCAACGAGAACAGCATTGCACAAAACCCATATGACCAGCGCGCGGAATATGGTCTCTCATCAACGGACATGCGACATCGCTTCACGCTGTCGGCTGTCTATCAGTTGAAAGACTTCGGTCTCCATGGGTGGGAACGTAACTTATTTGGTCGATGGCAAATCGCATCGCTCGTAACGTGGCACACGGGTTTTCCGTTCACGATTACTGCATCGGGTGACATCGCAAACATTGGGCAGTACACCAATAGCGAACGCGCCAATCAGGTAGGAAATTCTTCAGTACCGAACCGCTCCGCGAAGCTGTGGTTCAACCCCAATGCTTTTGCGAATCCAGCGGCTTACACTTTTGGCAATGTCGGGCGCAATACGATGGAAGGACCGGGAGTAACAAAGGTAGATTTCTCCCTCATGAAGTTCTTTCCGGTTTATAACGAACAGAAGTTTCAGTTTCGTGCTGAGTACTTCAACGTGTTGAATCACCCGATCTATGGAATGCCGAATCACTCTGTGGGTGCAACAACGTTTGGAACCATCACATCAGCACCGTTGATCGGCTCGCGCATCGGGCAACTTGCACTCAAGTACATCTTCTAA
- the hpf gene encoding ribosome hibernation-promoting factor, HPF/YfiA family: protein MSTRGTVMNVDYTGRQTTITKKLKAQTEAGLDRISRIIGDAGSVHVILTTEKYRRIAELTVQTRNLKLVAACESTDLEMALRDALAALEKQAIRYKKKKTTIKRHAKEGVREVALAEPTNGSGALKVQRIEKSMISKNGSARKAVPMLVHSFPSESPLEEPHLVRSKDGIALRPMSLEEAVKEAAFRDREVFVFRDHDGQAMVLHRKRDGKMELIEVP, encoded by the coding sequence ATGTCCACACGAGGTACCGTGATGAACGTTGATTACACCGGCAGGCAGACGACGATCACCAAAAAACTCAAGGCACAAACGGAAGCGGGGCTGGATCGAATCTCCAGGATTATTGGGGATGCGGGCAGCGTTCACGTGATTCTGACCACAGAAAAATATCGTCGCATTGCAGAGTTAACTGTCCAGACGAGGAACCTAAAACTGGTGGCAGCCTGTGAGTCCACCGATCTGGAAATGGCCCTTCGCGATGCTTTAGCGGCCCTTGAAAAGCAGGCGATTCGCTATAAGAAGAAGAAAACAACGATCAAACGGCATGCTAAAGAAGGTGTAAGAGAGGTGGCTCTTGCTGAGCCCACGAATGGTTCAGGGGCACTCAAGGTACAGCGGATTGAAAAGTCGATGATTTCCAAAAATGGCTCAGCTCGGAAGGCTGTTCCGATGCTGGTTCACTCTTTTCCATCAGAGTCTCCTTTGGAAGAGCCTCATCTTGTTCGTTCAAAAGATGGGATTGCACTTCGTCCGATGTCCTTGGAGGAAGCTGTCAAGGAAGCAGCTTTTCGCGATCGCGAAGTCTTTGTCTTCCGTGACCACGATGGCCAAGCCATGGTGCTCCATCGAAAACGCGATGGAAAGATGGAGTTGATTGAAGTTCCGTAG
- a CDS encoding LptA/OstA family protein, producing MNVSVERLRRWLLAGAGLLVLVVAGFLTYGHYRARRILTELPRKLGADIQQEANSFTWSQTVKGRTIFTVHAAKAIQRKDGKYTLRDVAVSVYGNGEDQKNRVDRIYGKEFELDQAAGVVRAMGEVHLDLQAPAQTMNSAGKEAKADRANEPEPADSQLLHVKTSGLVYLQKLGVAATDQQIDFEYNGLTGQADGADYNADTGMLVLHSDVKVSGLEKGEPALLTAAHAELDRTNRKVLLTQAKYVTVNGEKDGIGARQTIAARKAIAFLRTDGSVEHLTGEDGVTVTDGDGSQMVAPRGEAVLSEANKPQSIRMWGGVRYTSKDEQRQADGEAAEMRLAFNKQGEAMKAVLVGAVHLNEKLSPGLPKSIASERNLAADTVEVALANDGHGKTWMQSAKASGGARLKVVDSVKAGSGQRANALAGDVLTAQFILQAGRSRLDEVTGNGNTRLEQKSEDGTVQTSSGDALHVTFRHSPGASSGAPVGIGNEIATAVQQGHVITTRTTPAKPGQTGIQTDKATAEKAVYDGKSQHLTLSGSVQMQSTDGVLWANQVVVDQKTGNAAADGAIKGSYRQGEKGEALHVLAVRADVDKASDKVIFYGKAGSAARIWQGGSQIEAPVLELERKQGRLTAHDHGAPMAVHTVLVSVGSSEVPSQNGASAAGIGTKLREPAVVRIGSREMVYSSEDHTAQFTGGVKVESADGVMQGRQATAYMQSTPGKKNASAVNPDLFGGAVERVVVNGSIEITQMGRRATGDQLTYTGSDGVFVLTGTDVQPPKVMDATRGTVTGKELRFRQQDESVVISNGETSGTGPRVRTETRVKRER from the coding sequence ATGAATGTTTCAGTGGAAAGGCTGCGGAGATGGTTACTTGCGGGGGCAGGCCTCCTGGTTCTGGTCGTTGCAGGTTTTCTCACGTACGGACACTATCGTGCTCGCCGCATCCTTACAGAACTCCCGCGGAAACTCGGTGCGGATATTCAGCAGGAAGCGAACTCCTTTACCTGGTCACAGACCGTTAAGGGAAGAACGATATTTACCGTCCATGCTGCGAAGGCGATCCAACGCAAAGACGGCAAATATACGTTGCGCGATGTCGCGGTGTCGGTCTACGGAAATGGTGAGGACCAGAAGAACCGCGTGGATCGTATCTATGGCAAGGAGTTTGAACTAGATCAAGCCGCAGGAGTCGTGCGGGCGATGGGGGAGGTCCATCTTGATTTGCAGGCTCCCGCACAGACGATGAATAGCGCAGGAAAAGAAGCGAAAGCGGATCGAGCAAATGAGCCGGAGCCAGCCGATTCACAGCTTTTACATGTAAAGACCAGCGGCCTGGTTTATTTGCAAAAACTGGGTGTTGCTGCGACCGATCAACAGATTGATTTTGAGTACAACGGCCTGACTGGACAGGCAGATGGGGCTGATTACAACGCGGATACCGGTATGCTCGTGCTGCACTCCGACGTGAAGGTTAGCGGCTTAGAAAAAGGAGAACCTGCTCTGCTTACGGCTGCTCATGCCGAACTCGACCGTACGAATCGTAAAGTACTGCTTACTCAGGCAAAGTATGTAACGGTGAACGGTGAAAAGGATGGAATCGGCGCACGGCAGACCATCGCAGCACGAAAGGCCATCGCATTTCTACGCACAGACGGCTCGGTGGAGCATCTGACAGGCGAAGATGGTGTAACCGTGACGGATGGTGATGGTTCACAAATGGTGGCTCCGCGTGGCGAGGCCGTGTTGAGTGAAGCGAATAAACCCCAGTCCATCCGGATGTGGGGTGGGGTCCGTTATACCTCCAAAGATGAACAACGGCAGGCGGATGGAGAAGCCGCAGAGATGAGACTGGCATTTAATAAGCAAGGAGAGGCTATGAAGGCCGTTCTGGTGGGAGCAGTCCACTTGAACGAAAAGCTTTCTCCGGGTCTCCCGAAGTCCATCGCAAGTGAGCGGAACCTTGCAGCCGACACAGTCGAAGTAGCTTTGGCGAATGATGGTCATGGAAAGACATGGATGCAGAGTGCCAAAGCCAGTGGAGGCGCGCGGCTGAAAGTGGTGGATTCAGTAAAGGCTGGCTCGGGTCAGCGAGCCAATGCTCTTGCCGGCGATGTACTGACAGCGCAGTTCATCCTGCAGGCTGGGCGATCGAGACTCGATGAAGTGACAGGGAATGGAAATACAAGGCTCGAACAAAAAAGTGAAGATGGTACCGTGCAGACGAGTTCTGGCGATGCGCTTCATGTGACTTTCCGTCATTCTCCTGGGGCATCGTCGGGAGCACCCGTCGGCATCGGGAACGAGATTGCGACTGCGGTTCAGCAGGGACATGTGATTACCACGCGTACTACGCCAGCTAAACCGGGACAGACCGGAATTCAGACTGATAAAGCTACAGCGGAAAAGGCTGTCTATGACGGTAAGAGTCAGCACCTGACGCTGAGCGGTTCTGTCCAAATGCAAAGCACTGACGGTGTCTTATGGGCAAACCAGGTTGTCGTGGACCAGAAGACAGGCAATGCTGCTGCGGATGGAGCAATCAAAGGAAGCTATCGGCAAGGAGAAAAAGGGGAAGCTCTGCATGTTCTGGCGGTCCGTGCCGATGTTGATAAGGCCAGCGATAAGGTCATCTTTTATGGAAAGGCAGGAAGTGCTGCCAGAATTTGGCAGGGAGGCTCACAGATCGAGGCTCCCGTTCTTGAATTGGAGCGGAAGCAGGGAAGATTGACTGCGCACGATCATGGAGCGCCTATGGCGGTTCATACCGTTCTGGTGAGTGTTGGTTCCTCGGAGGTACCTAGTCAGAATGGTGCATCGGCAGCAGGAATCGGTACAAAGTTACGAGAACCTGCCGTGGTCCGAATCGGCAGCCGGGAGATGGTGTACTCCTCGGAGGACCACACAGCCCAATTTACGGGTGGGGTCAAGGTGGAGAGCGCTGACGGTGTCATGCAGGGTCGACAGGCGACGGCATATATGCAATCGACGCCCGGGAAGAAGAACGCATCGGCGGTCAACCCGGATCTCTTCGGGGGAGCGGTAGAACGCGTTGTTGTCAACGGTTCAATCGAGATTACACAGATGGGGAGGCGCGCCACAGGAGACCAGCTGACTTATACGGGTTCCGATGGCGTCTTTGTTCTGACAGGAACCGACGTGCAGCCACCCAAGGTGATGGATGCAACGCGAGGTACCGTTACGGGAAAAGAACTTCGCTTCCGTCAGCAGGATGAGAGCGTTGTGATTTCTAATGGAGAGACGAGCGGTACAGGGCCCAGGGTTCGCACGGAGACGCGAGTGAAGAGAGAACGATGA
- the lptB gene encoding LPS export ABC transporter ATP-binding protein — MRTLSTEEIGKSYGGRQVVRGVSLKIEQGEVVGLLGPNGAGKTTSFYMIVGLVRPDAGRVLADGDDITRLPMYLRARNYGISYLPQEPSVFRKLSVEDNILAVLETQQLSWEARRTRTEKLIEQLNLAHVRKTHGYALSGGERRRVEIARCLAINPAFILLDEPFSGIDPIAVIDLQQIIFDLKRAGIGVLITDHNVRETLSVTDRAYIINEGKIFRAGTPGDLGRDPEVRKIYLGEKFSMD; from the coding sequence ATGAGGACGCTATCGACGGAAGAGATTGGTAAGTCGTATGGCGGCCGCCAGGTAGTAAGAGGGGTAAGCCTGAAGATTGAGCAGGGCGAGGTCGTCGGTCTGCTTGGGCCAAACGGCGCGGGCAAAACGACCAGTTTCTATATGATTGTCGGTCTGGTCAGGCCGGATGCTGGTCGGGTACTCGCCGATGGTGACGATATTACGCGGCTTCCGATGTATCTACGGGCTCGTAATTATGGGATCAGCTATTTGCCCCAGGAACCCTCGGTCTTCCGTAAGCTCTCGGTGGAAGACAACATTCTGGCTGTACTTGAAACCCAGCAGCTCAGCTGGGAGGCGAGAAGAACCCGTACCGAAAAGCTGATTGAGCAGTTAAATCTTGCCCATGTTCGCAAGACGCATGGTTACGCCTTGAGTGGTGGCGAGAGAAGACGAGTGGAGATCGCTCGCTGCCTGGCAATCAATCCGGCGTTCATTTTATTGGACGAACCTTTTTCCGGGATCGACCCGATCGCTGTGATCGATTTGCAGCAGATTATCTTCGACCTCAAACGGGCAGGAATCGGGGTCTTGATTACGGATCACAATGTGCGCGAAACCCTGTCTGTGACCGATCGCGCGTATATCATTAATGAAGGAAAGATATTCCGTGCGGGCACTCCTGGAGATCTGGGGCGAGATCCAGAAGTCCGTAAGATTTACCTGGGAGAGAAGTTTTCGATGGATTAG
- the rpoN gene encoding RNA polymerase factor sigma-54 — translation MLLQPKLNLKVSQRQVLTPGLVQMVSVLALNKLELKEMINAEIVENPVLEEIEDHSISLEERSGMEGDLERSAEEAVAQGEKEKDPFEEIDFGNYFQEYLDPGFRTASNFEEYDKPSFENFLSQPSTLSDHLLWQLGSLTLEPEVRAAAELIIGNLNENGYLTATEEELLALLLEAKRSPLPSPIPFETGAKRREPQADAIVEETEEEAPTVQMAASADLSERELFSAAVTRARAIIHRLDPVGVGACDLRECLLIQIGAQREEAALVLRRQQEAAAAGDGHSSVTDREDLFTIAAHIVENCLPLLQKKDMRELTRSCGRSPEETQAAVDLIRSLDPRPGQRYNHTETRLIEPDVAFVKREDQYVVMVNEEDMPALRLNHSYRRMLQEKQTEKEVKEYVKERYKSAIQLLRNIEQRKNTIVRTCEVIVRRQTEFLEHGVDALKPMMIKEVAEEIGVHPSTVSRAVANKYVHTPQGVYELRFFFSEGVNGPEGGDLPLILLKRKVKKLIEEEDPRKPLTDDQLAAELQRQGIQVTRRTVAKYREDMQIPSTHQRRIR, via the coding sequence GTGCTCCTGCAGCCAAAGCTCAATTTGAAAGTCTCCCAACGCCAGGTGCTTACACCTGGCCTGGTGCAGATGGTCAGTGTGCTTGCCTTGAATAAATTAGAGCTCAAGGAGATGATTAACGCAGAAATTGTTGAAAATCCAGTACTTGAAGAGATTGAGGACCATTCGATCAGTCTTGAAGAGAGATCTGGAATGGAAGGTGATCTCGAGCGTTCAGCGGAAGAAGCCGTTGCCCAGGGGGAGAAAGAAAAGGATCCATTCGAAGAGATTGACTTCGGGAATTACTTTCAGGAGTATCTCGATCCGGGCTTCCGGACGGCTTCCAACTTCGAAGAATACGATAAGCCTTCCTTCGAGAACTTTCTGTCGCAGCCAAGTACTTTGAGCGATCACCTCCTTTGGCAGTTGGGATCCCTCACCCTGGAGCCGGAAGTTCGGGCGGCAGCTGAACTGATCATTGGCAACCTGAACGAAAACGGATACTTGACTGCAACGGAAGAAGAACTGCTCGCTCTGCTTCTGGAAGCAAAGCGCAGCCCACTTCCATCGCCGATTCCCTTCGAGACTGGGGCAAAGCGTCGGGAGCCTCAAGCAGACGCCATTGTGGAAGAGACCGAGGAGGAAGCGCCGACAGTACAAATGGCTGCTTCAGCAGATCTATCGGAACGCGAATTGTTTTCTGCGGCGGTAACCCGGGCGCGAGCGATTATCCATCGTCTGGATCCAGTGGGTGTGGGAGCGTGCGACCTGCGGGAGTGTCTGCTGATTCAGATAGGAGCCCAGCGAGAAGAGGCAGCCTTGGTCCTGCGACGTCAGCAGGAGGCGGCTGCCGCAGGGGATGGCCACTCTTCAGTAACCGATCGAGAAGACCTCTTCACGATCGCCGCACATATCGTTGAAAACTGTCTTCCGCTTCTCCAGAAGAAGGATATGCGCGAGCTGACGCGTAGTTGTGGCCGTTCGCCTGAGGAGACACAGGCAGCAGTTGACCTGATCCGTTCGCTCGATCCTCGTCCAGGACAACGTTACAACCATACAGAGACGCGCCTGATTGAACCGGATGTGGCATTCGTCAAACGAGAAGACCAATACGTCGTGATGGTCAATGAAGAGGATATGCCGGCTCTTCGACTCAATCATAGCTATCGACGCATGCTTCAGGAAAAGCAGACCGAAAAAGAGGTTAAGGAGTATGTGAAGGAACGCTACAAGTCGGCAATTCAACTGTTGCGTAATATCGAACAGCGAAAGAACACGATTGTGCGAACCTGCGAGGTCATCGTGCGTCGGCAGACAGAATTTCTGGAACATGGGGTGGACGCGCTGAAGCCGATGATGATCAAGGAGGTAGCCGAAGAGATCGGCGTCCATCCTTCCACGGTCAGCCGCGCGGTGGCGAATAAGTATGTGCATACCCCACAGGGGGTCTATGAACTTCGATTCTTCTTTTCCGAAGGCGTCAATGGTCCCGAGGGTGGAGACCTTCCCTTGATTCTACTTAAGCGAAAGGTCAAGAAGCTGATTGAGGAAGAAGATCCGCGTAAGCCGCTCACCGATGATCAGCTGGCAGCGGAGTTGCAGCGGCAGGGAATTCAAGTGACACGAAGAACCGTTGCGAAATATCGGGAAGATATGCAAATTCCGAGTACTCATCAGCGCCGGATTCGTTGA